A window of Amaranthus tricolor cultivar Red isolate AtriRed21 chromosome 8, ASM2621246v1, whole genome shotgun sequence genomic DNA:
TCGTTGAGGTTTGCTTCATGGTTTTTGTTTCCCCAACTAAGTGTGAATAGTTTAAAGTTGTTTGACCATTTAGCTTGTTGTTGAAATGCTACCTTGTAGGAGTAAGATTCGTAGGAACTAATATATGATAAAATGAGAAATACAACAATTGTGATTAAACATCTATAATCCAGGAAAAACATGCATATCACAATATATGAACCAGAATGATAAGTTAAGAATTAACAACCTTTGATGCGTGACTTGTACTTCAATATAGGGATTGAGTACCGTAAAGTACTATCGACTTAGAGATTAATATCGAATGAGATATCTCTAATTAGGTCACTTATATCAAGATTGATGGTGTGCTAGCACCTAGAAAACAATGAAACAGGAATGCCAAAAGGTTGTATCTTTTTCATTCTGTTTTTCCCTCAGTCAGTTCTTTATTACTGATCGCCATACgtatttaaaacaaaaggtCAAAACTCTCTGAAAAATACTTTTTCAAATAAACCCCAATATTTGACTATCGAGTGTGATTGACTACTTTCACCGTACTATTATTAATCTGgtcataaatttaatttaatttaatctaATCGTTTTAGTCATAAAACGTAAGTCATTCTCTAACATGCAATATCTACATATTGAATTTACAATTTATATCTCTACATCAATGATTCAATCCTAAGTATTTAATATGTATTGTTAGATTGTTCCTCGAACATAATCCTTCAAGATTATCAAAGATTATTCATTGCATCACCGTCAAGACTCACCACCGCTGCTTCGACCATCTCTTTTTGacttgatttgtcaaaattgaagtATCTCTCTGTTCTCAATATCCACCCAACCGGATTATCGCCtttgaaaagggaaaatcaagcTTCTTGTGTCTCTAATTCCCTTTTTCAGAAATGACGCCGGCAAATATTGATAGGGTAAGGTACATTTTCTTACCCCAAACAATGAGAAGTAcccggggggggggggggggggggggggggttatGGGGAGTGTTTCGAGGATTAGGTTGGTTTGGTGGGTTTGAGACGACAAGCTTTTCGCCCAGGTGTTGGATGGTATTGTTCAGGTTTGACATTTATGAGGTGAGGGTTTCATGGTTTTGGGTGAGGGTATTTATTTGAGAATGTAGGAGGTTTGGGTTAATTCTGAGCGGATCTTGTCCAACTCAGAATTGATTTGGGTGGGTGTAATATTAATTTCTCTTTCCAGCTGATCGTGATTAACCATGACCGAATAATTGCTTTGATACCAGATTTGCTATGGTTTATAGAGGCAGTagtaaataaagaaagaaaagataacagaaaaaagaagaaaagaagatgGTATACACTACACTGATTTTGAGTATAAGCTACTCCAACAGCTAGTAGCTATTGATTTAAGATTAATTACTTGATGATTATACAACAAAAGTATTTGACTATTTATATTGATTTCTTAATGCTATTGCCACATTATCATTTTAGGCCTAACAAATTCATTCCCCCTTTTCCTCCATATTTCTATTCTGCTACGAAGACATTTTAGCTCTTTCACAAGGTTATTCAATGAAGTTTTATCCTATTGTCTGATACACAACAATGCTAAAGCTTTTATCTTAACTTATTTGAGTCGCTATATGTTACAAGAAAATCAATGTGAAGCAAATATACTCTCTCCTTTCATATTGTTTGTTgcatttgacaaaaaaaactcTCACAATATTGGTCAAAGTGTAATAAGCAATataaatggagggagtattgtTTTGACCCTTTAATACTAATCATTAATAAGAAGTCAACTTTTAATGATCATCGACATAtattttcatcttttattctctcttgtttattgtcatatgctCTTGCAAATCTCAATTCTTCATGTCATTCTTAACTCTGGTAATCCAAGTCATCTTTAATGTGCCTTTCCTTTTCTAAGTTCCTCAAAGTTCTAATTTTTCACCTTTTGCTAACTAGTGTAGTTTTTGCCTTCTTTGCAATTGACCAAACCAAGCTAAGAGAAAATGACATTCCACAACCAATTAGAGTGTAGCTTCTTTTCTCCTACAATGTTTAGTGGGGAAGTGTTTCAATTGATACTTTATTGACTAAATTAGACACTACATGGTCACTTAGGCTGAGGCTTTGTTGTGCATGTTATCTCCGCCAGCATGACAATTGTGCAACAATTGAATTTTGACATTGCCTTGACGGaacgaatttttttttaaaagcaatGTAAATTTTGGCATCAATGGTGAAGATGGAAGGACAAGATTAAAATTAGTTCCACATATATTCTATCCTTTATTTCATGAAATAAAGGTGTCCAATAAGTACTTGTGTTCATACTTAATTgtttgttgaattcattatctCATTCTTATTTATTCATTAAATAAATCTTGTCACTACTCGATGGGAATTTCCATTTAGTTTGTTTTGACTCTTGACTCTATTCATTTACATTTGGTGAGGTTGTGTGTGTGTGAAAATCTAAGTGTGTGAGCATCTAAGAGTGAGTGCGCGAGAGAGTTTTGGGGGGGTGGATACCAAGTTTGACGATATTCATTCTGCATTACAGTAATTTACTTGTAGAGAAGCCTTGTGCATCAAGAAATTGGTAGGTAGTATACAGAATAAATGAGTTGCAGAAATCCTTGTTGTACATATCATTTCTTTTCTTCTCATCTTCTTTATATgtcatttttttataaatcttcTAACTTTGGGTCAATAACTTCTTCAAGAGTATTTGTTGTATTACTTTATTTTGTTCCTAAAGGCACACATGGTTCTACATTGAATGCGTGAGTTTATCTTGTCCAATCCGTTGGTGTGCTTTTTGTACTTGTTAGAATTGTTATAGCTTGTGCATTGACATTTAACATCATGTTACTGTTACTTTTCTGTCAGTTTCGTACGCACAAGGTTATCTACAGGCGCTATGCTGGGTTATTTTTCTCCATGTGTGTTGATATCACAGATAATGAGTTAGCATATCTTGAGTGCATCCATCTCTTTGTGGAAATATTGGATCACTTTTTCAGCAATGTGTGTGAGCTGGATCTAGTCTTCAATTTTCACAAGGTCTGAGTTATCATCTGATATTCTGAAATGTTATCTTTATTTAAAAGCTAATAATATTCAATCTTTAATTTGGAAGTTTTTGGCAACTCAAATCTCTGTTTTTGCATGTTTATTTTCTATGATTTGACACACCTTAGGTTCAGTTGGAATTCTCTATGATTCAATACTGCTGATTATCATTCAATAATGTTTGTTTGTGTTCCCATATTGGTGATGGTAATTGAATATATCTTCTGATTATCAAATGAATTATTAGATATGCTAAAAAATTCCCTCTTTTTAGTGGCTGTGTTGGATTTCTTTAGCTGCCTCTTTCTCGGACACCCTATTTCTTCTTGCAACTCTATCACATAGAATTTTTGGTAACTATCAGTGATGTTCTTTGTTCAACAAAATTTTATGGCTATTGCCTAGTGCCTAGTATCATTTCTTGCATAAGATAGAACCTACAGTAAATTATGAGCCAAGTTTCTCTCATATTAGCTTTTCATATACTGCTGATAGCTCTAATTTGATTCTTTTAGTGGAAGGTTTAACTTGGATTTACTCATTTATGTCTGCTTTCTCAATTCGTCTTTGTAATGCCTGTATAGGTTTACCTGATACTTGATGAATTTATCCTTGCCGGCGAGCTTCAAGAAACGAGTAAGAAGGTGTGTGTTCTTTTGCTTATTCTATCAGCATTCAGCTCCTAACATGCAACACACTCCTTTAAACTTCTATTTTATGCATTGTGTCGACTGAGCTACAGTGTTACCCGAAGCTTGCGTCTTCTAAAATCTGcttttttatcaattattttgCAGGCCATTATTGAGAGGATGGGTGAACTAGAGAAACTGGAATGATTTGAAATATTTTGGTGTCCAATTCTATGCAGCTCTATGAATTTAATGTTTGTATTTGTTTGATCTCTCTTGTCAATTCAATATCTTTGGAGGCTAGTCAAACTCCTTGCTTCATGTCCTCATAAGTGAAACATATGTATTTAGTCAGTTTATATGCTCGACTGCTTGTTGtgatcttaatttttaattactagTATCTGTTTTTAATACTCAATTTGACATATATTTGCTTTAATATGAGAATTTTTTGATTAACGCTACTATACAATTACGTTTATATGTTACTATTACAGAAActtgtgatatatatatatatatatatatatatatatatgtatatatatatatatgaattcaaTGAGAAGGGTGTTCAAAATGAAAAGGATATGAAGTATTCTACACTCTTGATttgaatgagataaaaaaaatttaaggtcACGATcaagccaaaaacacttaattgtAAAAGTCACCACCTTACGTAGAAAAGATACTATATCATAAATctgaataatattttaaatttataacaataagTTTTTGTATGTATAGTGACTAACaaaatattccttattcttttcattttaaaatccttattCGAtcctttttatatatatatatatatatatatattaaaaggtATCTTTTACTTTAAATTCTAAGTGAATAAGGAATATTTTTGGGTGTACTTTAAGTTAAAAAGTCTAAAAGTTGAGTGTGTTTTGAGTTAATTGtagtttttttgtattttgagtggattaaaaatagttgagttttattatatttttatacataaatattgtaaataaCCTGTAAGTGAATATGATAAATTAGTATAGAAATTCGTacaatgtatattttttaagtattaaattatattttaatgttttttttttcattacttcAGTGTAATTAAGTGATTTCCATATAAGATGAGTTTTGAGGTTGAATGCATGTAACcttacttttattaattataacattaatgaaaagatttttttcaattatatgtTGAAAGTAAGATTACGATGTAGGATTAGGAAAAACAATGATTTTATTACATTTGGCAAAACCCTATAAGattgtcatttgtcatttaaaAGCAAATTTagttaacacaaattcttgtttaGGACCGTCTTATAATTAAGAGGCTATTttatatgtgatcacttttaaagtttatgtgatcacttttttgTAAGGCTTATGTGATTAAGTTTAAGTCCTATATAATCACTTAAAGTCCTATATAATCACTTTCAAATGCCTATGTGCTCATCTTTATTTTACtttgtgatcactttaaaacttaTGAGATCAGTTTTAAAGCATATGCGATcatttttaaagcttatatgatcacttttaaagttTATGAAAATCGTGTTTTGTTGTGGTGGtggatttgaaaataaaaataattacatatgccttaaaagtgatcacatgatcttaaaagtaatcaaacagtaaattaaaaatgatcacataGGTTTTAGAAGTTATCACATGGATCTTAAAAATAATCACATATGccttaaaatgatcacataGGCATTAAATCACTTGCAATAGTAAATAGTAATCACATATGCTTTAAAATTAATCACATATGCATGATTATATAAGCCTTAAAACTGATCACAAATGCGTATAGACTGAACCAAATTTTTGGGACCGCGACATATAAAATTGTCTCATTAATTAATTGTATGGTAGCACTAATAATTTATGTATTTACTTACTATTTGATCCATTTTTTCAATTGCGTTTCCTAACACCATCAAGTCTTTATGGTCTTCCAAATCAAGCGTTAAAATTAAAGATTGTTTCACTTCGGATGTTGTTTAGAAACATTGATCAATTAACTTAAGCACACTATTAGTTGAAAGAATGGGACAACCCTCAAAAATTGCTCTAAAGACTTTTTCTAACACCTTTACAACACGATAGATATCAATCTGTTAACGTAAATATTAACATTACGATTCAATACGATTTACCCTTATTTTTGGGTTATGTTCTTAACAGAGATATGTCTTGCTTTCATTACACATAATTCATTAACAGTACTAGGACTATAAAGTAAAATTAaccaaaaaagaattaaaataatagaggaagtattttaaaacaaaacaatgaaacgaaaagaaaagaaaacctATGAATCAACTCAAAGAATGAAAGAATTAAATGTACTCTCGCCTCTCGGACACTACTAATTACTAAATACTATGTACCAATGGATCATTAATGAAGAAATTGTGATAATTAAGTACTACACACCACTTAAGAATCAGAATTGAGGGATAAGTCATTGGTGAGGTTGACAAGAGATTCAACCCCAGCCACGTTCGGTTCGTCATCGCCTTTAGCGTCCAACATCAACCGCTTCTGCGAAAGTTGACACAAATTAAAGATGTGGTTGGAAATACACAAAAATACCGTCGCTTTTCAATCGAGCGAAAAATTGCTTGGAAGTTATGCTTGAGagtaaaaatcattaaatagaCTACAACTTACAAGTTCATTGATCTAATAATCTGTGTGTGCAGCATTACAAGTCTCCGTGTTTCTATTTTTAGAGTAAATTGGGACTTGTAAGAGCAAATAATGGATCAAAAAACAATAATCTAACGgaaagttatttttaaaaatcccaACTCAAGCTGATAAAAGTCCCAATTTTGAATTAGTATTTAAAAACCCGAACTTTAGGGGTTGtctatttttaaaatacttgaTCCCTTGGTAACTGGTAAAGAGGGAGAGGACACCTTGGTAATCGTTAACCACCCCAGAGCGCTCCATACCTCTTCCTCACGTTTCATGGGGGATGAGGATTTGTTGTGGTGGTGCAATTGTTTTTTGGTGTTTATGAGGAGGCTTTCATGGTGGTTGTGAAGTTGGCACTCGGGGGAAGGGCTGCCTTAGCAGGGAGGGAGGGGGAAAGGGGTGATCGGTGGGGGAAGGTGATCATTAGGGCTAGGGCAATTGGGTTTAGCactttagttttattttaattcatttcttctttaaaacaaTCTCTTTATTATAACTAaaactaacaagggtaagattgAGTACACTTGACTCCTCCCCCGAACCCCACGTAGATGGGAGCCACTGAATGAGattggggtaatgaaatgttgtcgATTTCCAAGTACAATGATGATCACATGAGTAAATGAGAAACAAGCTAAGTAAAATCAACCAAAAAGTTCCATGTATCAAAAGGAAACTCAAGAAGTTAAGAGCTCAACTTACAGGTAGATTCTCATTCGTAAATacttttttcttgttattaaaACCAGGATTGCCGCTTCTTTTCATCAGCAATTCCTTTTCTTGGTTTTCATAAAATTCCATGTCATTTAGAAGAGATGTCTTCGATAAATgattcttgaagatcttcaGCATTTCTAACCCGTGCTTTAGCCCAATCTACATAATTGTTAAGAACTTGGAATCAGACACGGCATGGAAGGAAAAAAAGGAGAGGGGTGTGCTTCAATCAGGAACAATGACAAAAACTCCTATTAAAGGAAATATCGCGTGCAGAACATACCCTCAACCCCCCCAGAAAGAATAATTATCAGACATGAACAGAACCAGAACAGAAAACAAGGCTAATTATAGCATAGCCAAGAAAACCCATGTATCAAAAAGTGTCAACAGTGCAAGTTCAAGATTCATGTCAGTCCTGAAAGTCCGTATcattaaattgcaatttttttatatttacttaccTCTTGTGTATCACGAGTGAACGTCACAGGCTTATTCTCATTGTTTTCGAGAAGGATATGTCTCAGTTGAGAATTAGGTACATCTTTCACGATATGCCATTTCAAAGGAAAGAAACCACTCCATTTATCAAGCTGCCAGAATTTCATAGTCTTGTTGAAATCCACCTTGCCTATCATCTCCGCCACTCCAACAAACTGACCACTTCCATTAACCTGTACAGTTAACCAATCAAGCACACACGCCATTAGATTGTGACACATACGAGTTGTGCACGAAACAATGCTGATTCAAACAGTATAAGTAAACAAGCATCCACCCTTGAATTGTGatgaaatcataaaaaatacTTAACTGAGAAGAAAAGGAATATTGGACATTTTACACCCGTTTCATTGGCTTTCATCTCTGCATCACGGAACGCTGCATCCAACTTTTTGTTCCCATATGCAGTACTTGACCAAACATTATACTTGATGcaattaaaaacattaacttCACTATATGATTTGATGACATAAAACTTGGCAGCTTCATACTCCGTCAGGAAATCTGCCAAGTTGTATTTATCTGTCTGCACTGCTGAACCAAATCGTTCCTTCTCGGATGAATCTAAATTGCTCTTGATATTGCATCGAGGGCCACATGCAAGTTCAGATGACATTCCACACTCACTTATCCTATTGGAAAAGTTATCATTTTCATTCCACGTCTTCCCATTTGATTTGTAGCCCATAGGACCCGTATTTCCAAATATGCCTTGTTTCTGGAAAGAAGATGACTGGTAATTTCCGGCTGGATGGTAATCATTTGCATACCCAGGTGATGGGTAAAAGGAACCTGACTGAGAAAAcatatgaaaagaaaaattgaaatgttAATGGCAGAAGGCAAAGGAGCTAAAAATTTACAAGTTAAAAGGAAACACAAAATTGAATTGGTTAAGGTAAATCACAACATTCTGCTGGAATGATGAAAActcatatttaatttttgctcAGGGCCCTTAAGTTCAGACACGGCCCTGCGACTCAACAACACTTCAACTTGGATATGGACACTTAAGCACTATATTTTtgggaaaaatcaaaaaattgttCGATAAAATAGCCAAGTCAAACATTTGAATACATTGTCAAATAAACATCTAAGAAATAGAGTAAGTTCAGTGTCTGACAATTGGTGATACAATAGCAAAGACAAACAAGTCCTTACATGTTGttacaaaacaccaaaatttaaACTCGTAGCAGATTTCAAAGATCAAGTATGCAAATATCAACTTAAATAGGTAAGCAAAGGGATATATTACGCACCTTACTCATCTGTTTAATATGTTGAATATCAAATCTTGGCTGGAAAAACTTAGGTGTAGCAACAGGAGGATGTGATTTAGAGCTAGAAGGCACGAAGGAGTGCTTCTTCATGGGGCCATATAGTTGTGAAGGCTTGATCCCATTTGACCTTTTGGTAGCAGGGAAAGGATTAGATGTAGCATTCTCAGAGGCAGCATGTGATCCACTTGAATTGTAATCCCTAGCATTGCAAGGATGTGCTTCAGGCTCATAAGTAACTGGTGCAAGATATGGCTGACGAACACTGTGCCCATCAGCACCGGCATAAGTTCCTGTAGTATAAGGACTATATCCAGTCATGTAGTCACCTATTGAACTGTGATTTGTCTGTGCACCCTGCATTACAGGAGAGAAAAGTTTCCTGAGTAGAGATTAGAGACGCTAACACCAAATCCCAAAGTAAAGTTATTATGAGCATCATTTCACAAAAtgaattcaaatgaaatcattgaATATACCATAGATGAGTGATCTCCTCTATCATCTGATTGACCAACACACCCATTGTAGCCTGGATAATGATAATTGTAAAAGCTAGTAGGTTGATTGTAAACATCTTCCCCTATGATGGACTCTAGAGCAGTGGCAGCACACTGGTTGTATGAGGTTGAATCAGAAGTATTCCCGTTCTCAGACGCAGCCTAGGTGAATGCCAAACAATGACTAGCAAGTTTAAATGCATGATCAAAGGTTACATAAGGCTAAAATAGGAATGAACCTCAAACAAAGAATACACAAGTTCACTAAATGCATATCAACAATGATTGTTCAAATGAATTTTTAGATAAAACGGTTATAAGATAAAATCCTTTCATTATAGATTTCTATGGCACAAATCCGAATTAGTTTTTGGATATGCTGGTACATCTTGTACATACTTTGCATCTGAACCAAATGCACAAGATAACCTAACAAAAAAACAGGTTACAAACCGTTGAGTCCAACAATTTTCTATAACAATGTAAATGACAActcaacaacaatgccaaagtcttaatcccaaaagatttgAAATGCTAAATGAACGGGTACATGGATTCTTATTCTCCATTCATTTAAACAATATAAATGAAACTGATTCAATTAAATGGAACATCTTTTAGAAATATTCATTACTATGTAAATATTTGTTCCAGCAATGGCCCTACAGTTGTCAATTTGTTATTTACAGATGTTATGAGCATTAAACCAATTAAAACCCAGTCAATTTCAAGTTCCATTCAGCCAGGcacatatttttattaatttggaatACCAGGGTGCAAGAAACTCAGAGTTCATCCAGAACTACAATAAGAGGTTGAAATAAACATTTAATCATGGCTACCATAAAAAAGCAGACATACCATAGCCTTTTCAGGTGATTGGGGAACGATCAAATTTGGATCCATCACTTGATCTGCTTCAAAAAGTCAAGAAAATCATTCTtataaaactagaaaattatttatcaataaataCTTCAACAGAATACAGAGACCGGAATCATCacaaatttttcataaattttactAAAAAATTAGAAGATGGGACAAATGTCACAATTTTAAGAGTTGTTTTCCGCCTAAGTCTATTTAGGTTattttaggtagttttttaacttaaattttaatttattgatttgcCTAATTTAACCAatatctgtttttttttttcctcatatTATTTCCTTGGATGCTTCTTAATTCTACAATAGTCTTAAAAGTccaatctttttcttttattctttcttctatttctttttctcttttctgcaaccttcttttaaaaatttcatcTTCTTTTTATTTAGGTTTTTGAGGTGTGTATTATAATGGGTAGTGGCGTATCCACTCAAAATCATGAGTAGCACcattaaagtaaattaatataaattcgAGTCTCTTGTTTGTAAAATGAGCATTCCAACAAATTTTCGTTCCtccaaattacaaattacaagttGGCAAATAAACTAGCAATATTAATTTCACTTAATCTCTTCAGGATCTTGCCAATTTCTGTAAAACATCAATATAATATATCATCCAAAATTCCACACCacacaaaccctaatttcagattataataaaaaaacaacatttataattttacttcACCATTCACCAAcattcaataatcaataatacaCACACAATCACATAAGTGACAAAATTAATTATGACCAAACCACAAACCCTAAACAAATTCACAATTATTAAACTCTattcctaaaccctaaaataatcatttaaagaacaaaactataaaaaaattgaagattttaatttttaagagaAGAAATCCCAAATTAATTGGACTGAgagattaaaatttaaaagagaaatttacaaaaaaaaccaaagaTTGAGATGTGCAGTTGTGCACAGTGGACGCACGCAGGCGGCAGCTGGCAGGCAAGATGAAAGGGAGGCCGGGAACAGACACGCGACAGCTGGTGGAGGATTAGGCGATGGCAGTGAGACTGAGAGCAGTCACCAGTATATTGAGGCGGTGGCAGTAACGGAGTGTTGAAACAGAGTATGAGTACCTATTAGGCAATTAAAACTGAGAATTGAGAAATATGAAGAAACAGAAAGAGAGAGAAGAAGGGGAAAATTTGAAtacagaaaaaataaaaaaattaataaaataaattaagttttagtttggagttgttcgcagttagtaactgcgaacaggtcaaaaaagacaaaataagttgttcgcagttactaactgcgaacaactatttgatatattcgTGCTGCACAAAAACAAGTCAAaataactgttcgcagttaataactttttaacttttttttattgggCCTACCTATAAGGGGTAAGAGGGGTCTGCGTCCCGAGCCCTtccaaaaaattagaaaaaaggcGTTTTAATAATATTAGCAGCTCTTATATGAGACTGCTTTATCATAAGACGAGTCtatataattaatatgttttaattgattattttaatagtgtgagtgatcactttaagggcGTGTTTGGTAACCATATTTTGAAGGTCACTAACGGAAACGCATAACTCAATCCGTTACATATTGTTTATTTCGACTCTAAGTAATCGTTTACGTTacttttaagaaataaaatccTCTAATTTGTTACTGTTCATAATGTTGTAACAAACTCCTTTACCTCATTCCCTTTGCTCtcttcataccaaacaaataataaaaataacacttACTATTACCCTTATCTCTATTCATACATTCCCTTTCTGTTACGTTTTAACTTgttataccaaacaccccttaaaATTATAAGCAATCTACAACTattaaaaatgatcactttaagacaatagCTCTACCACTATTTTGGTAAGTCAAAGAAATATGACTATACAAATTACAAAGCATAAAACTAAATCAATTATAATTCATAGGAATACAGAGTTTCCTCTACTTCACTATATGATGCATAAGTTACTAAGTCTACTATACAAATCTACAACTGTTTCATATGTCGATCATATACTAAAATATTTACAGCCAACTGATTCGTGTCATTCCTAAATCTTTCTTCTAAATACAAGCAAACCATTTCTCAGTTGAAATTTCAAAACCGATAGAATAGTTGACATATCCTAATGCTACAACCATCGACTTAACCTAGCAACTACCAGGCAAAACACGATTGCTACCAACTAAACTACCCATACCAAAACCCAAGTCGCGGACAAGAAACTTAATACTATTTTTCCCAAGACACTCCATTATTTCCAGACACTCTTGTAAATCTAAGTCACTTACTAACATCACCCATTCGTCTTCATCATCTACGTACTTCAATTGAAAGGTTCCACGCTGAATCTCAAACCGTTTTGCAACTTCTTCGTAGAGGTGATGGCATCCCGCCGAAGGTTCAAACTTGAATCGAACTGTATCTTCCTTATATGTCGCTTTAATTGTGATTCGTGATTTTGGATCTTCGTTGTTTGTTTTATCCTTCTTTAGTCTCTGCTCACCAATACTTATTGGTGAACTAGACATAGAACCGGAGGCATTTGATGAGTCCGTCATCCCAGAAGTTGTCGCTTGGTTGTGCTCAATCACCTTATCATCATTTTCAGTCTCATATGGAGTCATGTAATGAGGAGTTTGAGAAGCAGCGCGGTATTGGTTATGAAGTAGCCCCGAACTGAAATCTAAGTTATGCTGCGCTCCTTGAACGATTTTACTCGATTTTTTCCGTTTTTGTGTATGGTTTTCCTGCACAAAGTGATTTCCGATTGTACAGGAATCGTTCTGATTGACAGAACATCCCGCTACAAGCTCTCCTGTCGTAAGATCAAAC
This region includes:
- the LOC130821175 gene encoding YTH domain-containing protein ECT3-like, which gives rise to MDPNLIVPQSPEKAMAASENGNTSDSTSYNQCAATALESIIGEDVYNQPTSFYNYHYPGYNGCVGQSDDRGDHSSMGAQTNHSSIGDYMTGYSPYTTGTYAGADGHSVRQPYLAPVTYEPEAHPCNARDYNSSGSHAASENATSNPFPATKRSNGIKPSQLYGPMKKHSFVPSSSKSHPPVATPKFFQPRFDIQHIKQMSKSGSFYPSPGYANDYHPAGNYQSSSFQKQGIFGNTGPMGYKSNGKTWNENDNFSNRISECGMSSELACGPRCNIKSNLDSSEKERFGSAVQTDKYNLADFLTEYEAAKFYVIKSYSEVNVFNCIKYNVWSSTAYGNKKLDAAFRDAEMKANETGVKCPIFLFFSVNGSGQFVGVAEMIGKVDFNKTMKFWQLDKWSGFFPLKWHIVKDVPNSQLRHILLENNENKPVTFTRDTQEIGLKHGLEMLKIFKNHLSKTSLLNDMEFYENQEKELLMKRSGNPGFNNKKKVFTNENLPKRLMLDAKGDDEPNVAGVESLVNLTNDLSLNSDS
- the LOC130821174 gene encoding AP-2 complex subunit sigma, with translation MIRFILLQNRQGKTRLAKYYVPLEDSEKHKVEYEVHRLVVNRDPKFTNFVEFRTHKVIYRRYAGLFFSMCVDITDNELAYLECIHLFVEILDHFFSNVCELDLVFNFHKVYLILDEFILAGELQETSKKAIIERMGELEKLE